The genome window GCTATTGGTAATTCCATATTTTCACCTCAATTTTTGTTAATAATATTTAATCTATTTTAATATATAAATCTATTGTTTAAATAGTGTTTATTTTAGTAAATTTATAATAATAATTAACTATTGTTTTAAAATATAAACACAATTTTTTTAAAAAGTATATACAAAAAAAATTTTAAATATAAGTAAAAAATAGGAAAAATAAAAAAATCAACATTTAAATCTGTTAAAAATAAGTAAAAGTTAATACAAAAAACTAAAAATATAGAAATTTATTAATAAAAAACAAAAATTAACCGATATATGTTAAAATAAGAAAAAAATATATAATAAAATCAAAAACTAAACTTCAAAAAACTTCTAAAAAAAATAAAACAAAATATAAACTAAAAATAAAATTAGTATATATAATATAATTAAATATCTAAAATGATATAAAATTAGCTTTGTTGAAATTCTCAAAATCTTTTGAATAAATTTTCTCAAAAATTGATTTAAAATCATTAATACCCTTAAATTTTTATAAAAAATAGTTTCAACAAACCATAACACTTTTAAAAAACTAAAGAATAAAATCAATTAAAATTTATTTTATTTAAATATTTGAAAAAATATTATTAAAAATAAACAATAAATAATCAAAATCATAAAAAGACAAAATGATTTAAAAAAATCAAAGAATTAAACTATTAAATATTCATTTTAGTTTAAAATATACCTTCAATTATAAAAAATATTATTTTGGTAATTTATAATGTTTAAAAATAATAAAAATAGCTAGAAATTATAAAAAATATTATTTTGGTAATTTATAATGTTTAAAAATAATAAAAATAGCTAGAAATTATAAAAAATAAGTATTAAATTAAAAAAATAAAAAAAAAGAAAATTTAATGTTTGTTAACAATTAAATCTCTTAAAGTATCAATATCAGCACTTACTTTAGTAGGTTCAACAGATGCTTTAATAGCTGTATCAGGATCTTTTAAAACATGACCAGTTACAACACAAACAACTTTTTCACCTTTTTCTACTACACCATCATCTACTAATTTTCTTAAACCAGCAATAGAAGCAGCAGAAGCAGGTTCTACACCAATACCTTCAGTTCTTGCTAAATATTTTTGAGCATCAAGAATTTGATCATCACTAACTGTTTCACAGTATCCATCAGAATCATAGATAGCATGAAGTGCTTTAATACTTGATACTGGAGCACCAATACGAATAGCAGTTGCAATTGTTTCTGGGTTTTCAACAGGCTCCATTTTCATACTGTGTTTTCTAAATGCATGAGCAATAGGTGCTGCACCTTCAGCTTGAATACCAGTCATCATTGGTAAATCTTTAATAAAACCAGCATTATAAAATTCAGAAATACCTTTCCAAATAGCTGAAATATTTCCTGCATTACCTACTGGTAAAATAATTCTATCAGGTGATTTCCAACCTAAATCATTTACAATTTCATAACCAATAGTTTTTTGACCTTCTAATCTAAATGGGTTAATTGAATTTAATAAGTATAAATGTTTTTCACGAGCAAGTTGAGTCATTGCTTTAAGAGCTTCATCAAAATTACCATCAATTGAGAAAACTTCAGCACCATGGAACATAGCTTGTGCAAGTTTACCTAATGCAACTTTACCTTGAGGTAAAAATACAATACATCTTAATCCTCCACGAGCAGCATAAGCCGCAAGAGAAGCAGATGTATTACCTGTTGAAGCACATCCTACTGTATGAACTCCTAATTCCATAGCTTTAGTCATACCTACAGTCATACCTCTATCTTTAAAACTACCAGTAGGGTTGGATCCTTCAACTTTAACATATAAATCTACACCTAATTCATCACCTAATTTATCACAGTGAACAAATGGTGTTCCACCTTCATCTAAAGATACAATTTTATTTTCATCTACAGGAATACATTCTTTATATTTCCATACATTTTGACGACGTCCATCAAATATACTTTTATCTACATCGAAATCAGGTACTGCTTCTAAAATAGAACCACATTTTGGACAAGTATATATGATTTCATCATCTGGAAATTCTTCACCACATGATACACATCTTATCATAATATCACTTAATAAATAATATAATAAATTTTAATTTGAATAAATTGTTGAAAATTTATTTTAAAAATAATTGTTAAATTTTAAAATTAAATATTATAATTTAAATTTAGTATTAAAAGTAATAAAATTTCAACATATAAGTTATCTTTAATATTTATGTTTTTTTAATTATATAAACTATTTTTTAAAATAGGAAAAATTAATAAAAATTAGTCTGTTGAAAACTATTTTTTATAAAAATTTAAACTTAGTTAATAATTGAAAATCAATTTTAAGAAAGTTTATTTATAAAAATTTAAGAAATTTCAACAAAGCCTAAAAATTAAGAATAATTTAAAAATAATTATTTAGTAAATTTTAAAATAAAAAAATAAAATAATAAATTATCTTAAATGGTAAACAGCAATAAGATGTTTAGCTAAAGCTGAAGTTATGTAAACTTCAATATATGCTGCAATCATCAATAATATAATAGATATTATTAATATAATCAATGATTGAACTAAAATCTTATTATGTTGACTAAATGATATAGATACTCTTGTCTTAAAAGACAATTTATCATTTTTATTATAATCAAATCCTTTTGTATTAACATAATGATGATTAATATAATGCTCATCTGGACTATATATATTTTTAATAAATTTATATACAAATTTAAATAAGGTAAATCCAGCAGTAGCTGAAAGTATTAATGCAGGAATTTCAAATATTCCATGAGGTATAATATATAAAAATACTATTAAAAAAGGACCTTTACCTAAAAAGTATCCTATAATCATACCATTAACAATCATCATCAATGCAGTTAAAATACCAAATAAAATACCTGCGAAATACATTCTTAAACCAACTGAAAAATTATTTAAGAATATTGAATCATAGGTTATTTTAATTTGACCTGCAAGAATCTGTTTTTTTAATTCTTTAATAAATGGTCCTACAATAGGTTCTAAATTTGAAGCAAAAACCATAGCTAATATTGTAGATATTAAAAATAACATTATAGAAATTAATAATAACCATTTATTATCAATGAATGCTTCTTTAATACTAATCCAAATAAGTTTACAAGATTCTTTAAATGAATTATTCAAATTATCACAACTTTTAATTAATCAAGTATTGTTTCTGCAATTTCATGAGCTTCTTCTTGTTTAGAATGATGATTATCTAAAAACTCTTCTAAAAGTTCACATGTTTTATTTTTA of Methanobrevibacter wolinii SH contains these proteins:
- a CDS encoding stage II sporulation protein M → MNNSFKESCKLIWISIKEAFIDNKWLLLISIMLFLISTILAMVFASNLEPIVGPFIKELKKQILAGQIKITYDSIFLNNFSVGLRMYFAGILFGILTALMMIVNGMIIGYFLGKGPFLIVFLYIIPHGIFEIPALILSATAGFTLFKFVYKFIKNIYSPDEHYINHHYVNTKGFDYNKNDKLSFKTRVSISFSQHNKILVQSLIILIISIILLMIAAYIEVYITSALAKHLIAVYHLR
- the thrC gene encoding threonine synthase, giving the protein MIRCVSCGEEFPDDEIIYTCPKCGSILEAVPDFDVDKSIFDGRRQNVWKYKECIPVDENKIVSLDEGGTPFVHCDKLGDELGVDLYVKVEGSNPTGSFKDRGMTVGMTKAMELGVHTVGCASTGNTSASLAAYAARGGLRCIVFLPQGKVALGKLAQAMFHGAEVFSIDGNFDEALKAMTQLAREKHLYLLNSINPFRLEGQKTIGYEIVNDLGWKSPDRIILPVGNAGNISAIWKGISEFYNAGFIKDLPMMTGIQAEGAAPIAHAFRKHSMKMEPVENPETIATAIRIGAPVSSIKALHAIYDSDGYCETVSDDQILDAQKYLARTEGIGVEPASAASIAGLRKLVDDGVVEKGEKVVCVVTGHVLKDPDTAIKASVEPTKVSADIDTLRDLIVNKH